gccttcttggtagtagcgcccgccctgtggaatgccctcccatcagaggtcaaagagataaacaactacttgacatttagaagacatatgaaggtagccctgtttagggaagtttttaatgtgtgacaactatatatatataaatgtaaactgggcatgtgggtgtgtgtccacttttctccgaaaccgcttgaccaattgcgttcaaatttggacacaacatcccaagcgaatatgagagtgaccatatacaggttgcgtagacagatgtcacacctgggccacgtaaatcCCCCAAAACCCTgtcttccagaactcacaaatcaccctcaagtgcatgctgggagcacaggagatgttgcaaaacagtgccctctagtgactgctacactggtactgcaactAGGAAAGCTTccttctccacagcatctcgccTCAGCTTCGTAGACTGGGCTGAGGGGCCGGGATAGTTCacgggtcgggacagggtggggccactcacagggatgagctggggggggggaggaaacagaaTACCTCGTGGGTCGGAACAGGAGGGAGgcattcacagggatgagcctcagcaacgtgtggccgggccagctagttttaatgtatttttaatctttgttggaagttgcccagagtggctggggaaacccagccagatgggcggggtacaaataataataagtatttgCAACTATGTTTGGAATAGAATCAGAAATGTATCTTAATTTTCAAACTACAGTAAAAGTCACTGTAACAGATGCAAATCACAAATGTACATTTATTTGCCAAGCTGATAGACATTGTAAACCTTTCAGGGAAACATTGAAACATATATTCCTCTTGCTCAACCTCCAGAAACATGAACTGCTAGACTTCTAATCTGCCTTCAGAAAACTGGTCTTTCATTTATAGGCTCAGCTCACTAGTACGGCTAAAGAACACTTCAGATTTTGTTGTTTTGAGTTTCTTTAGCTCATCTTgttgatattccagctgaactatttaaaattttaaaaggtgatgctgttaaggtgctacacccaatatgccagcaagtttggaaaactcagcaatggccagaggattggagaagatcagtctacatcccaattccaaagaagggcagtgccaaagaatgctccaactaccgcacaattgcgctcatttcacacgctagcaaggttatgcttaaaattctacaaggcaggcttaggcagtatgtggactgagaactcacagaagtgcaagctggattttgaaggggcagaggaaccagagaccaaatagcaaacatgtgctggattatggagaaagctagagagttccagaaaagcgtctacttctgcttcattgactatgcaaaagcctttgactgtgtcgaccacagcaaactatggcaagttcttaaagaaatgggagtgcctgatcacctcatctgtctcctgagaaatctctatgtgggacaagaagctacagttagaactggatatggaacaactgagtggttcaaaattgggaaaggagtatgacaaggttgtatattgtctccctgcttatttaacttatatgcagaattcatcatgcgaaaggctggactagatgaatcccaagccggaagtaagatttccggaagaaatatcaacaacctcagatatgcagatgacacaaccttgatggcagaaaatgaggaggaattaaagaaccttttaatgagggtgaaagaggagagtgcaaaatatggtctgaagctcaacatcaaaaaaaccaagatcatggctactggtcccatcacctcctggtaaatagaaggggaagaaatggaggcagtgagagattttactttcttgagctccttgatcactgcagatggtgacagcagtcacgaaattaaaagacgcctgcttcttgggagaaaagcaatgacaaacctagacaacatcttaaaaagcagaggcatcaacttgcctacaaaggtccgtatggttaaagctatggttttcccagtagtgatgtatggaagtgagagctggaccatcaatcgccgaagaattgatgcttttgaattatggtgctggaggagactcttgagagtcccatggactgcaagaagatcaaacctatccattctgaaggaaatcagccctgagtgctcactggaaggacagatcctgaagcggaggctccaatactttggccacctcatgagaagagaagactccctggaaaagaccctgatattgggaaagattgagggcactaggagaaggggacaacagaggacgagatggttggacagtgttctcgaagctacgaacatgagtttgaccaaactgcaggaggcagtgcaagacaggagtgcctggcgtgctatggtccatggggtcacgaagagtcagacacgactaaacgactaaacaacaacaaagctcatCTTGGCCTGGAATCTTAGCAAGTCACAGTTTGACATAATATATTGGGTGCTTTGCATCTGCAGGGATGCAACTTTCTTCTTGAGTTTCAATTCCACCCTTCGCTGTGGGGCGAGCACTGAACAAGTCAGCAGGAAGAGTAGAAGTATTGCGGCAGCAGCAATAGAAGAGGCAGCTCCTTTTCTATTTGTTTGAAAGTgaaagtgcagcagcagcagctgcaaccacAGCAAGGCTCTGGTCTCGGGCCACAATGTTTAGCCTCAGCATCCTGCTCTGAGGACATCCCCAATATTCCAGTGTGGTCTGGCTTACATCTTCTTAGATGTGcaactctctcttcctctgtcctGGTTTAAGAAATAgctttcccccacctctctctccgtTTCATTTCTGCCCTTTCTGTTCTTTTTGGTTTCCTTAATTCTTGTGCTATTCTTAGGTTAATTACTGTCAGTGCTCAAAGgggaagaaaaacaggaagcagTCAGCCTCGGGAAATACCATCCTACCTCATTCTGCTTTGAGCTCTGATTAATACTTTCTTTGAATATTTTACTCTCCAACCTAGTGGGCCATTTCCCTCCCATTCTTCCTTCCTGCACCTCATATTTTCAGAGAGCAAACCTGCAGGAAAGGTCCTTTTCATTTGACTTGTGTACTGTAGCCTGTCTCTGCCAGCAGTTTCTGGGGGTTCTTTTTAAGCATCTCACATGCCCCAGGCACCAAAAAGCCTTCAGAGGCCTTATGAGAAGACAGGGGAGTGGCAACAGCCAAACCTGGTCCCTCACCACCATCTGTTCAGTTGTTTGCCACCTGCCCTCAAGATTGTGCCCCAAAGTGGCTCATATAATATCCAGCAAACACTAAGTATAAACATTCAAAACATATTAGAAAATAGAAATGAGAACGTAAAAATCAGTCCATAAAACCATAGTGTAAAGCCATGCAAAAAAAGCAACCCTCATTTAAGGGTCTAAATTAAACattatataaaacaatattaataagCCAATGTAATTAAATAACTGAACAGATGAGAAAATGATATCAACACAAAAATGGAAGAACACCATAGAAATCACCCCCCTGTTCCAGATCCTGTTCCTGTATCCAACCGTTTGGTTACTGGACTCAATCGATTCTACACCATCCAAGGATCTCACCCCCATCTCCCAGCTGCAGCTCCCTGGCTCTTACccgaggggggggggtcctttgtcCAGTGTTATCATGGACTTTCTTAGCCAAATGGCAACCAATAACTTTCCTTCCACACTCCCCCACCAAACTACGTATTGGTAAGAATCCTCCCTCGTGCTGGAAGATGGAATGTTTCTCTGCAACCACAAAGACTTGAATCGGTTGCGGGGGGGAATGATAGTAGAGATTTGTCACATTTCAAGTACACCTCAACACCAACATGCAAAACATCAAACTGTAGACTACAGTTGTAccctggaagttgaacggaatctgttctggaactCAGTtcgatttccaaaatgtttggaaaccaaagcgcagtttctgcttggctgcaggaagcttctgcagccaatcagaaactgcggaagccccgtcggacattcaggttccaaagaacttctgcaaaccggaacaatcacttctgggttcgcGGCGATCGGGAGCccaaacgtccgagtaccaaggcgttcgggatccaaggtacgactgtatatacaaatatctagGTTTCATATTGGCAGATTATCGCAGCTATCAAGAAAGATGTTTGTTTGGTGGAATCCCTCGGGCTGTTCTGCTTAGGTTCATTTAACTTTAGCCCCATTGGGGAAATGACAGCAAGGTggtctttaaacacacacacacacaaacacacacacacaacacacacacagaggcaactGTTGTTCAGATAAATCTGTAGACTGTGAGGCTTCAGCTACAGATGTTTTCAATGCCATTTTGTCTAGTCAGGCTGTGGAGCCTCTGGCAAAGGAGAACTAGGGCTCTGATTATGAGTGTGGTTGTGTAGAAGAGGAAAGTTCAGCAGCTGCAgcatttttttggtgtgtgtttaccaaagttctcttttttattttttgatgtgTGTTTACCAAAGTTCTCATGTTTTTCTCAGCTGTGACCGTTATGGTAGTCACAACTTCCTTGGCCACTctagttgtggggggggggggagccacatcTTGAAAGATCAAAATGTGAGCAGTTCATAATGATCGTGGTCCTCATGCCATGTATCCCATGGAGACCTCCTGGGGGACAAGCCAATTGCGTTACTGAAGCGCTATTTACCGTGCCTTAAAGTTACGCTAATTTCCTTAAAGTTTAATGCGAATATCTCTGGGATTGGCTTTTACCCGCTTCTGTTATCTTTGCAgtatttattgctgtttttcccTTTCAAGCTCTTTTGCTTCAATTAAATCTAGTCTCCGGCCCAGTATCAGGCTTCAGGACAGGCCCAGAGACCGGAAGTAATAGCCGTTAATTATATTCAGTTATTTACTCCAAAATTTCCAAATATTTTACTGTCTTGGATATTAGTCCTTTCATTTTTCCTTCCGTTGTTTAAATGGAAGAGGTCCAATCATTTCTGATTGTCCATTTTTGTATTCTCAAGCCCTTTGCTTTGAATTCTTTTCAAGCCAATAAGTTTGGTGCTCGGCCCAGGGCTGGCGTCTAGCCCAAAATTAAACAGTAGTGTTTATTATTTCACCACTCCAGATTACATTCCTGCTTGGAAAGTTTCTTAAGGACTGGTCTTTATTCTTTGCTTCATAAAACTTGTTCTTCAGAGTGAGAAAtccaccttttaaaatattttctccgGGAGCTCTCAGTTTCTGCTGCTCACTCCATGGCCAGCAGGGCCTGCCCCCAACcatctttctttttgcaaagcagcagaaacaggttCATTTCATTAGTGGGAAAGAGCAGGCTTGAACAAGcttaaaggtttttgtttttgttttactaatcatagaatcatagagttggaagagaccacaagggccatccagtccaaccccctgccgagcaggaaacaccatcaaagcattcctgacagatggctgtcaagcctctgcttaaagacctccaaagaaggagactcctccacactccttggcagcaaattccactgcagaacagctcttcctgtcaggaagttctacctaatgtttaggtggaatcttctttcttgtagtttgaatccattgcactTACGACCCCAGAATAATACTTCATACTAGGAGGCATAGCCTGTAGCTGGTTAGAAATTCATCAACTCATACATTTTCTCAACCAACCAAAAACAACACACTCTTTAACCACTTTGGAGCAAATAGTTGACACCATTAACCAACTGGGAAAAGGAATAATGCCCCAATTGCGCAAGGTACCAGTTCATTTGGCTTTCGCCCTGCTTACTACATTGAATACTACATTGGAAAAGGACTTTGGGGGAACTCTAGATGAGCAACACTGGAATAACATTCTGAATAGTGTCTTCTTTAGAACTCTCTTGATAAAACGTGAACAGGGAatttctgtaacctgaagcacctgtaacccgaggtaccactgtaggggaGTCACCCCCCTATCTTTtgggttgtccttttctgaacccaGCAAATAGCATTACCGAACCCAACGAAATCCAAAAGTGatagttttcttttttgaaatcatttttatttgatttttgttgttgtttagtcatttagtcgtgtccaactcttcgtgaccccatggaccatagcatgccagacactcctgtcttccactgcctcccgcagtttggtcaaactcatgttcgtagcttcgagaacactgtccaaccatctcgtcctctgtcgtccccttctcctagtgccctccatctttcccaacatcagggtcttttccagggagtcttctcttctcatgaggtggccaaagtattggagcctcagcttcaggatctgtccttccagggagcactcagggctgatttccttaagaatggataggtttgatcttcttgcagtccatgggactctcaagagtctcctacaaATGTAAATTAATCACAATATCAAATACATATCAATAAAATGAGATTTTTCTGAATATTCAaactccccccatcccctccttgGGTCCTATTGTCACCATTTAGAACTGCATATTATATCATAGTCTATGTTTTGtatctatccatattgtccatagtatttgttacattacaagtgagattaaaatcctgttaatgttttcacctgcttatagtggtctcctaaataaattataaactttccccattctttcttgaatttcttgtcttcttggtctcTCAGTTTTCCGGCCAGTTTTGGCATTTCAGTGTAGGCCAAGAGCTTAGTTTGCCATTTTTCtctgggggacgggggacggggacgggggggACTCttactttcttctttccatctctgagctagTAGCATCCGtgctgctgtagttgcatacatgaagaGTCTTTTCTTCCTGTTGGTACCTATAATTCGTAATACAAAGGTGATATAGTTAACCTCTGAGGGGTATGCAGCTCTGGGACTGTCAGGCTCTGGGACTCTCAGACTCTTATTCttagggttgtgagttcaagccccaccttgagcAAAAGAACCCAACTcgtacattgcagggagttggactagatgacccatgtggtcccttccaattttgaATTATATATGGAAGCACATGATCTACTCCAAGCTGATCTTGCAGAATATGACTGCAGTGTGGTAGGGAAAAAAAGGAAGTGGCTTGCGAGGCACTTCCAGTGGTGCTCAACTGTGCATCACAGAGTTTGTGTACATCAAAGGGAAGAACTGCGTTGCAGAGCCATGTTGCAGCCTCCCTCCGAGATCTTCATTCCGGAGACAGCACACATCTTGGGggaaacaggacactggactacaGGGCTAGGTGCTCCTTCATCATGAGGCTCTCTTTCAACATCCTCTTTATCGGTTGGTATCTCAGATGAAAGGGTGAAGGGACCGAGGGGTGGAAGGACCAGAGACTCAGTTGTGGTTCCTGCTGCTCAGCTATATTGCCGCTAATGCAATCATCTCCTTTCCAGGATTTCTGCTGGCTGGACAGTGGCAGATCTCTGGAGGTGAGTCTCCTCGGGTGATAAATATGAACATGGGGCAAGGGGAAGATGGAATGGGGGCAGAGTGGGAACTAACTGTAACAGTTTCCCCCAACCAAATCTGTTTTTCTTACTTGTGCACGCTAACAATGGAGGTCTACCAAATGTTCTCTGATCTACGTAAATCTTAAAGATAGAAGAACATCCCATccctatttctttctctctcttttttggtcaaaatgtatatttattgattttttcaatatttcaatatttcaaatcatttttatttgattatacAAAAAATGAAATTGTAATAATCCAAATGCATATTGATagacagtggaacctcggttgttgaacgctttggaagttgaacgtttcAGCTCTCAAAcgacaacctggaagtgaatgcttccatttccgAATGTGTCTCAGAAGTCGAATAGCTTCCAGGgcgtgtttctccattttttcaatggattttgccgaccggcaattgcgcctcggttgttgaatgtttcagaagttgaacagtcttctggaatggattacgtttgacaattgaggttccactgtatagagatTATTCTGAATATCAGGACTTAACCCTACACCCTccgtgggtcctattgtcaacatttacaactgcatattatttcataatctatattttatatcaatccatattatccatggtaTGAACCCCTTCCCTATTTCTTTGCCTTTAGGCAATCTACACACAAAATGCAATTCCCCCAGTGTAACCTTACATTGAGCCAGTAGACATGATGGCTACACCTACCTGCACTGCCAAAAGCAGtaaacttctgaataccagttgctgagaatcacaagtggggagaatgctctGCTGCTCTCAGTCCTGCTCTTGGGCCTCCcgcagacatctggttggcccctggggGAACTTGCATGACAAAGCTTGAGTAGCTACAGTAGAACAGAGTGCCTTCTACCAACTCATTCTGATAAGCCAATGAGGTGGCCTTATGTTCTGCAttacagagggcagtcctctaATTGAAAAGCTGTCCAAGTTCAGTTTTAAAAACCATAAGAAGGGAAAGCAGGAGggggtcttgaagttgcccacccACCGTTAGCAGCTGAACAGTGGAATGAGCACACACAGCTCACCGGACCACAGTCTTCCACAGTAGAGTGAAAATAATGcatattcatttaaaaattagtaattacagtcgtaccttggttcttgaatgtaagtccatttgacttctgaaaacgttcaaaaatggaggtgcggcttctgattggctgcaagagcttcctgtgCTCAATCGGAAGCTGAGTTGGagattcagcttccaaaaaatgttcgcaaacagaatactcacttctgggtttgcagccttcgggagccaaaacgtttgagtcacaaggcagtcaagaaccaaggtatgactgtatttataaaTGTGGATCTTcccatataaattagcatgtggtAAAGTCAGGGCCTTATTTTGTCTTCCTCTTTGGCGATCCATCTTCCAAATCTCACATTTGTTCTCCTTTTCGGTCCAGGACAAATTTACCCTGAACCTTCCATCAGAGCGTTTCCCAAAAATGTGTTCAGCCTGGGGAAAAATATCAACTTACAGTGTGCAAGTAATTACCAACAAATTGCAATCTACTATCTGCACAAAGAAAGTGGTTCACCAAGTCATTATTCAATGAACGAGAGGCGTGCAGCTGTATTTCAGATTGCCAATGCCAGAATTTCAGATGGCGGAACATATACGTGTAGCTATTGCTTCCAATCACGTTATGATCGACGGTGCTCATATCGTAGTGATCCTGTCCAAGTCTACATAAAAGGTGAGAGCCTGGCTTAGCTtttttatgctattttcacaacTGGCAtctaaagggaggggggagagagagacattaTGCTGGCCATAAGGCAgtggctttttccacctgcctcGTCCCTCCCTCCAGCCCTAGCACCCTTTTCCAGATCATGACtttaagaacagcagaagcagctgggaagagagaactATCTGACTTAAACagctatctgacgtttagaagatatctgaaggcagccctgtttagagaagtttttaatgtttgatgttttattgtgtttttaatattctgttgggagctacccagagtggctggggaaacccagccagatgggcagggtataaataataaaaaagtttgtttttgttttgagttttggtttttgggttttgttgttgttgttttgtcagtTCTCCACTAGTACTAGATATTGCAGAAATTACGTGATCTTTGTTGATTCTGGTTTTCTGAACGCCATAAATTCAACAAAATCTcttaagcagtgcttttcttttacgggggaaaaggtgccagtactgtgtgcCCTTAAGTACCTCCGGGAAAAAGCATTGTGAGTCTTAAATAAAAATTGCAATGACATAGTTATATACACATGATATTCAGTGTAGATGCAGATAAGACCAATGACCCCAAATACTTGGTTCTTAAGTCTTTCTACAGTGTTCACTGAAATAGGCAACAGAAATGTAACTCAGCTTATAAGATTTCCTGGATCTGCCATATTGAACTGCAGCAAACAGTAACTCTTCTCAGGAACCCATCTCCCCCCTAGCCTGGccaatgatgggtgttgtaggcatgtggaaggtaccaggttaaaggtaaaggaacccctgaccattaggtccagtcgcgaacgactctggggttgcagcgctcatcatgctttactggccgagggagcaagtgtacagcttctgggtcatgtggccagcatgactaagctgcttctggtgaaccagagcagcacacggaaatgccgtttaccttcccgttggagcagtacctatttatcttcttgcacttggtgtgcttttgaactgctaggttggcaggagcagggaccgaccaatgggagctcaccccattgtggggattcgaaccgctgaccttctgatcggcaagccctaggctctgtggttcaacccacagcgccacccgcgtccaatcTCTAAACTGCAGTTGTAAACAAAAAACTTAGAAGCATCAAGTTCTTATGAAGCATTAAGTTCTTATGCTCCATCCTTGGGGTTTTGCATTCTCCCAGAACATGCAAACCTCTCCCATATGACAGACTGTTGCCTGGGACTCATTTGAGAAGGCTGAACTGCAGCTTTGAAATCTCACTCTTGTTCTTGTCCATGTGCAGGACAGCTGTATCCCAAGCCTTCCATCGTAGTGAATTCAGCTGATATGCTTGTCGAGGAGGGGAATGTCAAAATCAGCTGCAAGGCAGAAAACAACTTACTACCACAATGGCTCTTCTCTTTGCATATACAAGTGGGTGCAAAGAGGCAGCAGAAAAAACTGACAGAGAAAATCGCAATCAAGGAGGCTGTATTTGCCTTTGACAATGCCCAAGAATTCCAAGGGGGTCTCTACCAATGTAGATATTGCTTCACAACAGCCTTCGCTGATCTGTGCTCAGGTTTCAGTGACAGCCGATGCATCAACAGAATAAGTAAGGTTCAAAATAAATCCTCCTATTGTCACAAAAGGGTCTAAAATGGGAGTGTTCTGCATTTTCAACATGTGTACATCCGGTGGAGAATTTGCATAGAATAAAATATTCCGGATTGGCtgggattgtttttttttaaaaaaaattttattggtttttttatataaaaacaaacaaaacataaaatacaacaatatATCTATTTTctgtccctccatcctcccttcccccaccggtccacttctgccaccagtaggaccagtAGGCGTTGAGAGCCGAAGGGGTCCACTTTAAGGCTAAGTTCGTCCTccacccctcctccacccccggccccccctgccaccaggaggttAGGTGCGGAAGAGTGGCAtggtttggatttcccccagctgTTCCTTAAACAcacactaaaacaaacaaacaaataagtttACCAATTCATATATCTTAACATTATACTTATGGGTTCCtcagatctcttcttcctggtcttccTAGTTTCTTAACataattatggcggattttctattcATAACTAAaatcttttcctttaaatattcaccttatcctcctcctttttcgtGCCCCCTCCCCACGGATC
The window above is part of the Zootoca vivipara chromosome 13, rZooViv1.1, whole genome shotgun sequence genome. Proteins encoded here:
- the LOC118095490 gene encoding immunoglobulin superfamily member 1-like, which translates into the protein MRLSFNILFIGFLLAGQWQISGGQIYPEPSIRAFPKNVFSLGKNINLQCASNYQQIAIYYLHKESGSPSHYSMNERRAAVFQIANARISDGGTYTCSYCFQSRYDRRCSYRSDPVQVYIKGQLYPKPSIVVNSADMLVEEGNVKISCKAENNLLPQWLFSLHIQVGAKRQQKKLTEKIAIKEAVFAFDNAQEFQGGLYQCRYCFTTAFADLCSGFSDSRCINRINPSLSKPSIKVLPDKHISPGQNITIECQGPEKGLNFSLYKSGELITSQVAESEGNRAEFLFLNVESEDEGNYTCQYHRWGNPFAWSETSNATELVVRADTFPSMESNIRLGVAGLVLLSLVLIVAEFMWSQQG